In the genome of Deinococcus aetherius, the window GTCAACGAACAAAGCCAGCAGTGCCTCGACGTGGCGAACGGCTCCACCGCCATCAACGCCAACGTCCAGCAGTACACCTGCAACAACCTCGCCCCCCAGAACTGGCTGCTGCTCGACAAGGGCGCCGGCTACTTCACCCTGACGTCCCAGCAGAGCAACCTGTGCCTGGATGACGCCTTCGGGTCCACGGCGGCCGGTGCGAACGTCCAGCAGTACACCTGCAACAGCCTCGCGCCGCAGAACTGGCGCGCCGTTTCGGTCGCGAACGGCTACTTCAAGGTGCTCAACCAGCAGGCGAGCGGCCTCGCGCTCGACGTGGACCGCGGCTCGACCACGCCGGGCGCCAACGTGCAACTGTACACCGATAACGGCTTCGCCCCGCAGCACTGGCGCTTCGAGCGCCGCTGAGCGATCTTCAGCCCTTCCCGGAGCCCAGGGCTGTCAGCGCGTCTCAAGAAGACGTGCTGACAGCTCAGCAAGGAATGACATGAACCAGCCACAGAACCGCCCACCGTCGTCCGGCACGGCTTTTCAGACCGCTTCGCTGCACCCGCTCGGAACCTGCCTGTTCAGGCCGGATCCGGCCGGGAAGCGAGCACTCGGGCGGAACCGGTCACGGAGCGGCCAGACCCCGGCCGCGACCTCGCGGCTGTCCAGGAGGCCCGTTTGAACCTGCCCGCGGACTACGCCCGGCGGGTCTACGCCGGGGTGCTCGGAAAAATGATCGGGGTGTACCTCGGCCGTCCGATCGAGGGTTGGACGCACGAGCGGATCGAGCGCGAGCTCGGCGAGGTCGACCGCTACGTCAGCGATCGCCTCGGGCTGCCGCTGGTGGTGACGGACGATGACCTCAGCGGGACCTTCACGTTCCTGCGGGCGCTGGAAGACCACGGCTTCCCGCGGGACATCACCTCCGAACAGATCGGCGAGACTTGGCTGAACTACATCATCGAAGACCGGACGGTGCTGTGGTGGGGCGGAGTGGGCCTCTCGACCGAACAGACCGCCTTCCGGCGCCTGCAGGGCGGGGTGCCGGCCCCGAGTAGCGGATCACGCGAACTCAACGGTCCGGTGGTCTCCGAGCAGATCGGCGCGCAGATCTTCATCGACGGCTGGGGCATGGTCGCGCCCGGCCGCCCGGAACTCGCGGCGGACCTGGCCGCCCGTGCGGCCCGGGTCAGCCACGACGGCGAGGCCGTCTATGCCGCGCAGGTGATCGCCGCCATGGAGGCGCAGGCGTTCGTCGAACCGGACCTCGGGCGGCTCCTCGACCGGGGGTTGAGCGTTATTCCACGCGACAGCCTGATCGCCCGTGTGATCCGGGATCTGCGCGCGTGGCGATCAGAAGACCAAGACTGGCGGCGGTCCCGGGCCCGGCTTCAGGACCGCTACGGCTACCACCGGTTCGGGGGCGCCTGTCACGTGGTGCCCAACCACGCCCTGGTGTGGCTCGGCCTGCTGTACGGCGACGGGGACTTCCGGCGGTCCCTGATGATCACCAACACCAGCGGCTGGGACACCGACTGCAATTCCGGCAACGTCGGGTGCCTGCTGGGCATCCGAAACGGGCTGACCGCCTTCGAGGGAGCCTACGACTGGCGCGGCCCCGTCCGCGACCGGCTGTACCTGCCCACGGCGGACGGCGGGCGGGCGATCACTGACGCCCTGACCGAAGCGGGACACATCGTGCGGGCCGGCCGGGCGCTGGTGGGGCTGCCGCACGACCTGCCCAAGGGTGGAGCGCGGTTTCACTTCTCGCAGCCGGGCAGCGTGCAGGGCTTTACCCTCGGGGAGGAGGACCCTGCCGGGGGAACGCTGGACAACGTGGCCTGGCGCGGGGAACGGGTGCTGGCCCTGCGCTGGGCGGGGACCGGGCCGGATCAGCGCCTGCGCGCCACGACCTCGACCTTCATTTCCCCGGACGCCCTGCGCATGCCCGGCTACGAACTGCTGGCCTCCCCGACCCTCTACCCGGGCCAGGTCGTGCGGGTCCGGGTGTCGGCCGATGAATCCAACGCCACGCCAGTGACGATCCGGCCGTGCGTGGGCCGCTACTCGGAAGGGCCGGGCCTGGAACCGGTGCTCGGCCCCGGGACAGCGGTGCGGCCGGGAGGGGAGAGCGAACTGGTGTGGCGGGTTCCGGACACCGGCGGACAGCCGGTCGCGGACGTTGGAATCGAGGTCACGTGCCCGGGCCCGGGCGGGGCGGTGTACCTCCACACGCTCACATGGGACGGCACGCCCGACGTCTGCCTGGGCCGGCCGGCTGGTGAGGGAACGGTGTGGCGCCGCGCCTGGGTGGACGCGGTGCACCACTGGGAGGCGCTCTGGCCCGAGGCGTACCGGATCGCTCAGGACACGGGCCGGGGACTGCTGATCCAGGGCGCCCGCGACTGGCATGACTACCAGGTGTCCGCGGCCATCCGCTCGGACTTCGCGGCGGTTCACGGACTGGCCGCACGGGTGCAGGGGCTGCGCCGCTACTACGCCCTGACCCTGCGGCCGTCCGGCGTCGCCCAGCTGATTAAAGTCCGGGGAACCGAGCAGGTGCTCGCGCAGACCACCGTGCTGCCGGGAGAGCAGCTCCGCGACTTCAACCTGGAACTCGACGGCCCGCGTCTTCGCGCCTTCCTGGACCGCGAACTGCTGTTCGAGGTGGTCGACGACGACCCGATCAGCGGTGGGGGCGTCGCCCTGCTCGTCGAGGAGGGCATGCTGGCCTGCGACGCGGTGCGCGTCCTGCCCACCCGGACCGTCGATCCGCTCCAGGTTCTGGATGTCGCGCGTCCGGTGTAGCGCAGGCGTGGTTCCGTAGGCCGCGTCACCCAGGGCCGACGTCCGTGGCGAACGCGCTAAAACCGCTGAGTTCAGGCCGAGTTCAGGCGGCCTTCCCCCTTGACATCAGGAGCGTTGACCGTGCCAGACCACCCACACCCGAACCCTCATCAGACCGGCCAACGCGGCGCCCGAACCTCGGAGCGCGCCGCGGCCCGGCCGCGCACGCTCCGGCGAGGCCGGGCTTGATTCGCTTCGGGGCGTTCGATCCGCTGCACCCGCTGGGCGTCGTTTCCGTGGCGAACGGCGAGCACATCTTCGGTCTGCGCCTGCTCACCCAGGACCACCAGAGCGGCGAGGTCGTGGACGGGCGGGCGCTCGACTGGTCCACCCTGCGGGTGGGTGAGGTCGCGGACGGCCTCTACAACGTGTGCTGGACCGTGGCGGGCAAGGCGGCGCACCTGAGCTGGAGCCGCGTGGACGAGCGGCGTGTGTACGGCAAGG includes:
- a CDS encoding ADP-ribosylglycohydrolase family protein; this encodes MNLPADYARRVYAGVLGKMIGVYLGRPIEGWTHERIERELGEVDRYVSDRLGLPLVVTDDDLSGTFTFLRALEDHGFPRDITSEQIGETWLNYIIEDRTVLWWGGVGLSTEQTAFRRLQGGVPAPSSGSRELNGPVVSEQIGAQIFIDGWGMVAPGRPELAADLAARAARVSHDGEAVYAAQVIAAMEAQAFVEPDLGRLLDRGLSVIPRDSLIARVIRDLRAWRSEDQDWRRSRARLQDRYGYHRFGGACHVVPNHALVWLGLLYGDGDFRRSLMITNTSGWDTDCNSGNVGCLLGIRNGLTAFEGAYDWRGPVRDRLYLPTADGGRAITDALTEAGHIVRAGRALVGLPHDLPKGGARFHFSQPGSVQGFTLGEEDPAGGTLDNVAWRGERVLALRWAGTGPDQRLRATTSTFISPDALRMPGYELLASPTLYPGQVVRVRVSADESNATPVTIRPCVGRYSEGPGLEPVLGPGTAVRPGGESELVWRVPDTGGQPVADVGIEVTCPGPGGAVYLHTLTWDGTPDVCLGRPAGEGTVWRRAWVDAVHHWEALWPEAYRIAQDTGRGLLIQGARDWHDYQVSAAIRSDFAAVHGLAARVQGLRRYYALTLRPSGVAQLIKVRGTEQVLAQTTVLPGEQLRDFNLELDGPRLRAFLDRELLFEVVDDDPISGGGVALLVEEGMLACDAVRVLPTRTVDPLQVLDVARPV